From Nicotiana tabacum cultivar K326 chromosome 22, ASM71507v2, whole genome shotgun sequence, one genomic window encodes:
- the LOC107831510 gene encoding histidine-containing phosphotransfer protein 1, translating into MEIVGKLQKQFIDFITALYHEGFLDDQFLQLKKLQVESNPDFVFEVVTLFFEDSEKIINNLAATLQQQVVDFKQVDSHVHQFKGSSSSVGAQRVTNACIAFRNFCEQKNLEGCVQCLQHVKHEYFLVKNKLETLLRLEQQILAAGGTIPVLS; encoded by the exons ATGGAAATTGTTGGAAAATTGCAGAAACAGTTTATCGACTTCATTACAGCTTTGTACCATGAG GGATTCTTGGATGATCAGTTTCTTCAGCTTAAGAAACTACAAGTTGAGAGCAACCCTGATTTTGTATTTGAAGTAGTGACACTTTTCTTTGAAGATTCAGAAAAGATTATCAACAATCTGGCAGCTACACT tCAGCAGCAGGTTGTGGATTTTAAGCAAGTTGATTCCCATGTCCACCAATTCAAGGGTAGCAGTTCCAG CGTAGGTGCACAAAGAGTAACGAATGCTTGTATAGCTTTCAGAAACTTTTGTGAACAGAAGAACCTTGAAGG GTGTGTGCAATGTCTGCAGCACGTGAAACATGAATATTTTCTTGTGAAGAACAAACTCGAAACCTTGTTGAGG CTAGAGCAGCAAATCTTGGCAGCTGGTGGTACGATTCCTGTCCTGTCATAG
- the LOC107831478 gene encoding receptor-like cytosolic serine/threonine-protein kinase RBK2, which produces MDKEKVNGSPDTVLEDFLRTAVSESDSSKASTSELEVAKHQRPASKWAGFLELFRTKSRRYLAKDPLKLSKRFSSSMRELVGVMKNPIVDADLNYFRPQRRNFTLSELLAATNNFHQENLIGKGGYAEVYKGCLKSGQFVAIKRLTKGKQDERTGDFLSELGIMAHVNHPNTAKLIGYAVEGLYLVLELSPNGSLANMLQVSKQKLDWKIRYKVAVGVAEGLRYLHEGGQRRIIHRDIKAANILLTKDFEPQICDFGLAKWLPERWTHITISKFEGTFGYLAPEFLMHGIVDEKTDVFAFGVLILELITGRRALDYTQQSLVIWAKPLLKKNRIRELVDPSLADDYNLLQMNLMVLAASLCIQQSSIRRPRISQVLQLLKGNSGSLDIIRRCRKSSDWKRHYEQLFSAEECKMIRGLSGLSMQQQIPIEV; this is translated from the exons ATGGACAAAGAAAAGGTAAATGGCTCTCCGGACACAGTTTTAGAGGACTTTTTAAGGACTGCAGTATCAGAATCAGACTCTTCAAAAGCCAGCACTTCAGAATTGGAAGTTGCAAAACATCAGAGACCTGCTTCCAAATGGGCTGGATTTCTCGAGCTATTCAGAACCAAATCAAGAAGATACTTAGCTAAGGATCCTCTCAAACTATCTAAACGATTTAGCAGCAGCATGAGAGAGTTAGTTGGTGTTATGAAAAATCCCATTGTTGATGCTGATTTGAATTACTTCAGGCCTCAGAGGAGGAATTTCACCCTCTCTGAGCTCCTAGCTGCAACCAACAATTTCCACCAAG AAAATTTGATAGGAAAGGGTGGTTATGCAGAAGTTTACAAAGGATGTTTAAAAAGTGGCCAATTTGTTGCAATTAAGCGGCTCACGAAGGGAAAGCAGGATGAGAGAACTGGGGATTTTTTATCTGAGCTGGGGATAATGGCCCATGTCAACCATCCAAACACTGCTaaattgattggttatgcagttGAAGGTCTctatcttgttcttgagctttcTCCTAATGGAAGCTTGGCCAACATGTTGCAGG TGTCAAAGCAGAAACTAGATTGGAAAATCAGGTATAAGGTAGCTGTTGGGGTGGCTGAAGGGCTGCGATATCTTCACGAGGGAGGTCAAAGAAGAATTATCCATAGAGATATTAAGGCTGCAAATATATTGCTTACTAAGGACTTTGAACCTCAG aTTTGTGATTTTGGCCTTGCCAAATGGTTGCCAGAGCGATGGACTCACATCACTATATCGAAATTTGAGGGCACATTTGG CTACCTTGCTCCAGAGTTCTTAATGCATGGCATAGTAGATGAAAAAACTGATGTTTTTGCATTCGGAGTGCTAATCTTGGAACTTATAACTGGACGTCGAGCACTTGATTACACACAGCAAAGCCTTGTCATATGG GCCAAACCCCTGCTGAAGAAGAATAGAATAAGAGAGCTTGTTGATCCTTCACTTGCTGATGACTACAACTTATTGCAGATGAATCTCATGGTATTGGCTGCTTCCTTGTGTATACAACAGTCTTCCATCAGACGTCCGCGAATAAGTCAG GTTCTGCAGCTTCTCAAAGGCAATAGTGGCAGCCTAGATATAATCAGGAGATGCAGAAAATCTTCCGATTGGAAGAGGCATTATGAACAACTCTTTAGTGCAGAAGAATGCAAAATGATCAGAGGTTTAAGTGgtttaagtatgcagcaacaGATACCAATTGAAGTCTGA
- the LOC107831520 gene encoding methyl-CpG-binding domain-containing protein 4 gives MVKDSPKPPKPSNPSVSIWAAQCGKCFKWRMISTQEEFEEIRSKFIEEPFFCNKKPNVSCEDPADIEYDSSRTWVIDKPNTPKTPNGFKKNMTLRRDYSKMDIYYVTPSGKRVRSSTELGTFLQQNPEFSDLSVSDFSFTSPKVMDDTIPSSAVLANSNKKAATSNTK, from the exons atggtgaaagactCTCCAAAACCCCCCAAG CCGTCGAATCCATCGGTAAGCATATGGGCAGCACAATGTGGAAAATGCTTCAAATGGAGAATGATTTCAACACAAGAAGAGTTTGAAGAAATCAGAAGTAAATTTATTGAAGAACCCTTTTTCTGCAACAAAAAGCCTAATGTTTCTTGTGAGGATCCAGCAGATATTGAGTACGATTCATCTCGAACTTGGGTTATTGACAAGCCCAATACGCCCAAAACCCCAAATGGGTTTAAGAAAAATATGACCCTGAGGAGAGATTACTCTAAAATGGATATTTATTATGTTACTCCTTCAGGGAAAAGAGTAAGATCTTCTACTGAGTTGGGCACTTTTCTTCAGCAAAATCCTGAGTTTAGCGATTtatcagtttcagatttcagcttTACCAGCCCCAAAGTTATGGATGACACTATACCCTCTAGCGCTGTTCTTGCCAACTCCAACAAGAAGGCCGCAACTAGTAACACTAAATGA